CGCTCTTCCCCTACAAGGATCCGGCCATCTTCTCCATGACCCTGGCCTTCGTGGGATGCTGGTTCTTCTCCATCACCGACAACAGCGAAGGCGCCCGCAAGGAGAAGGAGCT
The sequence above is drawn from the Magnetococcales bacterium genome and encodes:
- the actP gene encoding cation acetate symporter (member of the sodium:solute symporter family; cotranscribed with the acs gene which encodes acetyl coenzyme A synthase; mutations affect acetate uptake), whose protein sequence is LFPYKDPAIFSMTLAFVGCWFFSITDNSEGARKEKELFEAQSVRCETGIGAVGAAKH